A window of the Macrobrachium rosenbergii isolate ZJJX-2024 chromosome 13, ASM4041242v1, whole genome shotgun sequence genome harbors these coding sequences:
- the LOC136844601 gene encoding nucleolar protein 58-like yields MEYDMEHDMEYDMEYKMEFEMLYNMEYDIDSETDEEDGWEPEEMRQKVIVGTSLREAPSEEGQGGMTRFLLKSLLRKEKVLFLKKKKMDNTLPQEEAQEEKVPSKEKEDEPVNILEKEEETDIQEEKGTRGTILNSGKGRGKRSCEGKQEKQALILEKENGKDHQEGKEEEHDLTIKEAEEENVLLEEKEDNGSEGKAAVNQGEPGEMSYADMAKILPEQKMLALSLTLKRDNPPH; encoded by the exons ATGGAATACGATATGGAACACGATATGGAATACGATAtggaatacaaaatggaattCGAAATGCTATATAATATGGAATACGATATCGATTCCGAAACGGACGAGGAAGATGGCTGGGAACCAGAGGAAATGAGGCAGAAGGTAATAGTTGGTACATCCCTTCGAGAGGCTCCCTCAGAGGAAGGCCAAGGAGGCATGACAAGATTTTTACTCAAGTCTTTGCTGCGGAAGGAAAAAGtcttatttttgaagaaaaagaaaatggacaatacTCTCCCTCAGGAAGAGGCACAAGAGGAAAAAGTTCCCTCAAAGGAAAAAGAGGACGAGCCTGTTAATATTCtcgaaaaggaagaggaaacagATATCCAAGAGGAAAA AGGAACAAGAGGAACAATCCTTAATtcaggaaagggaagaggaaaaagatcatgtgaaggaaaacaagagaaacaAGCTCTGATTctagaaaaggaaaatggaaaagatcaCCAAGAGGGAAAAGAGGAAGAACATGATCTCACCATtaaagaagcagaggaagaaaaCGTTCTTCTGGAAGAAAAGGAGGATAATGGATCTGAAGGAAAGGCAGCAGTGAATCAGGGAGAGCCAGGAGAGATGTCGTACGCTGACATGGCGAAGATTCTTCCTGAACAAAAAATGCTGGCCCTGTCACTAACTCTCAAGCGAGACAACCCGCCCCACTAA